Proteins from a genomic interval of Asticcacaulis sp. AND118:
- a CDS encoding adenylosuccinate synthase has product MANVTVVGAQWGDEGKGKLVDWLSNRADVVVRFQGGHNAGHTLVVDGKVYKLSLLPSGVVQGKLSVIGNGVVVDPWALFDEIGRVEAQGLKITPDLLVLADNACLILPIHRELDTAREAAAGAGKIGTTGRGIGPAYEDKVGRRAIRVADLEDFDGLDAKIERLLAHHNALRKGLGLAEVDTNALISELKAIAPKLLAFARPVWYVLDKAKSEGKRILFEGAQGALLDIDHGTYPFVTSSNTVAGQAAAGSGMGPRSAGYVLGILKAYTTRVGSGPFPTELFDEIGERISRVGHEFGTVTGRARRCGWLDAVLARQSIAINGIDGVALTKLDVLDGIETLKICVGYKVGDKVLDYLPAGFKAQAGIEPVYEELEGWSESTQGARSWKDLPGNAVKYVRRIEELIGAPVALLSTSPEREDTILMRDPFAD; this is encoded by the coding sequence TTGGCCAATGTGACCGTTGTAGGCGCCCAGTGGGGCGACGAGGGAAAGGGCAAGCTGGTTGACTGGCTGTCCAATCGCGCCGATGTCGTGGTGCGGTTCCAGGGCGGTCACAATGCCGGTCATACCCTCGTCGTCGACGGCAAGGTCTACAAGCTTTCCCTCCTCCCTTCGGGCGTGGTGCAGGGCAAGCTGTCGGTCATCGGCAACGGCGTGGTGGTCGATCCGTGGGCGCTGTTCGATGAAATCGGCCGCGTCGAGGCGCAGGGCCTGAAGATCACGCCGGACCTGCTGGTGCTGGCCGACAATGCCTGCCTGATCCTGCCGATCCACCGCGAACTGGACACCGCGCGCGAAGCCGCCGCCGGCGCGGGCAAGATCGGCACCACGGGTCGCGGCATCGGCCCGGCCTATGAGGACAAGGTCGGTCGTCGCGCCATCCGCGTCGCCGATCTGGAGGATTTCGACGGCCTCGACGCCAAGATCGAGCGCCTGCTGGCCCATCACAACGCCCTGCGCAAGGGCCTGGGTCTGGCCGAGGTCGACACCAACGCCCTCATCAGCGAGTTGAAGGCCATCGCGCCCAAGCTGCTCGCCTTCGCCAGGCCCGTCTGGTACGTGCTGGACAAGGCCAAGTCGGAAGGCAAGCGCATCCTGTTCGAAGGGGCGCAGGGCGCGCTGCTCGACATCGACCACGGCACCTATCCGTTTGTCACCTCGTCCAACACGGTCGCCGGTCAGGCCGCCGCCGGGTCGGGGATGGGCCCGCGTTCGGCGGGCTATGTGCTGGGGATTCTGAAAGCCTACACCACCCGCGTCGGTTCGGGCCCGTTCCCGACCGAACTGTTCGATGAGATCGGCGAGCGCATTTCGCGCGTCGGCCATGAGTTCGGCACCGTCACCGGCCGCGCCCGCCGCTGCGGCTGGCTCGACGCCGTACTGGCGCGTCAGTCGATCGCCATCAACGGCATCGACGGCGTGGCCCTGACCAAGCTCGACGTGCTGGACGGTATCGAGACGCTGAAGATCTGCGTCGGCTATAAGGTCGGCGACAAGGTGCTCGACTATCTGCCCGCCGGTTTCAAGGCGCAGGCCGGTATCGAGCCGGTCTATGAGGAACTGGAAGGCTGGTCGGAATCGACCCAGGGCGCGCGCTCGTGGAAGGACCTGCCCGGCAATGCCGTGAAGTATGTCCGCCGCATCGAGGAACTGATCGGCGCGCCGGTCGCGCTGCTGTCCACCTCGCCGGAACGAGAAGACACGATTCTGATGCGCGACCCGTTCGCGGACTGA
- a CDS encoding retroviral-like aspartic protease family protein yields the protein MITRRNACLAGLSAAFLTTNATAQTGFIRVPMTLSDARMPVVEVRLNGKGPYRFILDTGATHTIIRHSLARELGLTSGTRQIIGYSLKGTERLFPYAVSELLVGGTLRLRNWDIYGSQGWDGSAFDGLLSADFLTRMPCQLDYHAQEIRYYLSRPMSLEGFTPVDGYFRTHIQGGADQVHLRLKLAGQALECLLDTGASLPLYIRGDFVKKHKLWDRYPLLRPIRMSGVNGKVLEGRLVEISDLHIGGLDVPKLQVGLGDPQDRYGYLKDDKSLPGLVGAGFLSDFVLAFAADRSLHVRAI from the coding sequence ATGATTACACGCCGCAATGCGTGTCTCGCAGGCCTGAGCGCTGCGTTTCTGACGACCAATGCCACCGCGCAAACCGGCTTTATCCGCGTGCCGATGACGCTGTCCGACGCGCGTATGCCGGTGGTCGAGGTCAGGCTGAACGGCAAGGGACCGTATCGCTTCATCCTCGATACGGGCGCGACCCACACCATCATCCGGCATTCGCTGGCGCGCGAACTGGGGCTTACGTCCGGCACGCGTCAAATCATCGGGTACAGCCTCAAGGGCACGGAGAGGCTATTTCCCTATGCCGTAAGTGAACTGCTGGTCGGCGGGACGCTGCGCCTGCGCAACTGGGACATCTACGGTTCGCAGGGCTGGGACGGTTCGGCGTTCGACGGTTTGCTGTCGGCGGATTTTCTGACCCGGATGCCGTGCCAACTCGATTATCATGCGCAGGAAATCCGCTACTACCTGTCGCGCCCGATGAGCCTCGAAGGCTTCACGCCGGTCGACGGCTATTTCCGCACCCATATTCAGGGCGGGGCCGATCAGGTGCATCTGCGGCTGAAACTGGCGGGGCAGGCGCTGGAATGCCTGCTCGACACCGGTGCGTCGCTGCCCCTCTATATCCGCGGCGATTTCGTCAAGAAACACAAGCTTTGGGACAGGTATCCGTTGCTGCGGCCCATCCGCATGTCGGGCGTCAACGGCAAGGTGCTGGAGGGGCGGCTGGTCGAGATCAGCGACCTGCATATCGGCGGGCTGGACGTGCCGAAGCTTCAGGTCGGGCTCGGTGACCCTCAGGACCGGTACGGCTATCTCAAAGACGACAAATCCCTGCCGGGGCTGGTCGGGGCGGGGTTCCTGAGCGATTTCGTGCTGGCCTTCGCCGCCGATCGCAGTCTCCATGTGCGCGCCATTTGA
- a CDS encoding phosphoserine transaminase yields MSAKPATIPERPWFSSGPTAKRPGWTPEALSGAPLGRSNRSKVTVGRIRQALDMTREILGIPADYQVFMTPGSDTGAFEAAMWNLLGPRKVQLLAFENFGQLWADDATRHLKLDAEVLSAPYGELPDLSKIDPQADLVFPWNGTTSGVKVPDGDFLNGHQGLVLCDATSAAFCMDLPWEKLDVITFSFQKALGGEAGIGVLILSPKAVERLNTFDSGRPIPKVLRLKKGNTADPAIMGGDAINTFSFLVIEDYLDALRWAQREGGLDGLIQRCDQTAGVLFDWVEKTPWIDFVAVDAATRSTTSVCLKFVDPAIRAQPAEVQASLAAKVGSLLELEGVAFDVTGYRAAPPGLRLWCGCTVEAEDVEALLPWLEWAYAAAVAELGL; encoded by the coding sequence ATGAGCGCCAAACCCGCCACCATTCCCGAACGTCCGTGGTTCTCTTCGGGGCCGACGGCCAAGCGTCCGGGCTGGACGCCGGAAGCCCTGTCGGGTGCGCCTCTGGGCCGTTCCAACCGCTCGAAGGTGACGGTGGGCCGCATCCGTCAGGCGCTGGATATGACGCGCGAGATTCTGGGCATCCCTGCCGATTATCAGGTTTTCATGACGCCGGGGTCCGACACCGGGGCGTTCGAAGCCGCCATGTGGAACCTTTTGGGGCCGCGCAAGGTGCAGCTTCTGGCCTTTGAAAACTTCGGTCAGTTGTGGGCCGATGACGCGACCAGGCACCTCAAGCTTGATGCCGAGGTCCTGTCGGCACCCTATGGCGAACTGCCCGACCTGTCGAAAATCGACCCGCAGGCCGATCTGGTCTTTCCGTGGAACGGCACGACCTCCGGCGTAAAGGTGCCCGATGGCGATTTCCTGAACGGGCATCAAGGGCTGGTGCTGTGCGACGCCACCTCGGCGGCCTTCTGCATGGACCTGCCGTGGGAAAAGCTCGACGTCATCACCTTCTCCTTCCAGAAGGCGCTGGGCGGCGAGGCGGGCATCGGCGTGCTGATCCTGTCGCCGAAGGCCGTCGAGCGCCTCAACACCTTCGATTCGGGCCGCCCCATCCCCAAGGTGCTGCGCCTGAAAAAGGGCAATACGGCCGATCCGGCGATCATGGGCGGCGACGCCATCAACACCTTCTCGTTTCTGGTCATCGAGGACTATCTCGACGCCCTGCGCTGGGCGCAGCGCGAAGGCGGGCTTGACGGCCTGATCCAGCGCTGCGACCAAACGGCGGGCGTGCTGTTCGACTGGGTCGAGAAGACGCCGTGGATCGATTTCGTGGCCGTCGACGCGGCGACGCGCTCGACCACATCGGTATGCCTGAAATTCGTCGATCCGGCCATTCGGGCCCAGCCCGCCGAGGTTCAGGCCAGTCTGGCGGCCAAGGTCGGCAGCCTGCTGGAACTGGAAGGCGTGGCTTTTGATGTGACCGGGTATCGCGCCGCGCCGCCGGGCCTGCGTCTGTGGTGCGGCTGCACGGTCGAAGCCGAGGACGTCGAGGCCCTGCTGCCGTGGCTCGAATGGGCTTACGCGGCGGCGGTGGCCGAACTGGGTCTGTAA
- a CDS encoding MBL fold metallo-hydrolase gives MKSLIAVLAASTLLAGAAVAQTPAPPPPPKAESTPYKVGDLQLYALRDTVFVLPNDGKVFGLDVGPEAVAEVLKAHGAPTDTITLGVDSLLVKDGDRLILIDTGAGGALITSLEGAGHKPEDVTDILITHPHGDHIGGLVKNNALVFPKAKIRMAEADWTFLKGQANQAALVTAITPQVEAFAPGAAITPHVTSVAIKGHTPGHSGYEIASNGQKLLAIGDTAHSSIISLAKPDWSIQFDTDKTEAKASRRALLTELAKSKETLFAPHFPYPGIGHVEAKGDGFVWVPVK, from the coding sequence ATGAAATCCCTGATCGCTGTTTTGGCCGCCTCGACCCTTCTGGCGGGCGCCGCCGTCGCGCAAACCCCTGCCCCGCCACCGCCGCCCAAGGCCGAGTCCACGCCTTACAAGGTCGGCGATCTACAGCTTTACGCCCTGCGCGACACCGTTTTCGTACTGCCCAATGACGGCAAGGTCTTCGGCCTCGATGTCGGGCCTGAGGCCGTGGCCGAGGTGCTGAAGGCCCACGGCGCGCCGACGGACACAATCACGCTCGGCGTCGATAGCCTGCTGGTCAAGGATGGCGACCGTCTGATCCTGATCGATACCGGGGCCGGCGGCGCGCTGATCACCAGCCTCGAAGGCGCCGGTCATAAGCCGGAGGACGTGACCGACATTCTCATCACCCATCCGCACGGCGACCATATCGGCGGTCTGGTCAAGAACAACGCGCTGGTCTTCCCCAAGGCCAAGATACGCATGGCCGAGGCCGACTGGACCTTCCTGAAAGGGCAGGCCAATCAGGCCGCACTCGTCACCGCCATCACGCCGCAGGTCGAGGCCTTCGCCCCCGGCGCGGCCATCACGCCGCACGTCACATCGGTCGCCATCAAGGGCCACACGCCCGGCCATAGCGGCTACGAGATCGCCTCGAACGGACAGAAGCTGCTGGCCATCGGCGACACGGCCCACAGTTCGATCATCTCGCTGGCCAAACCCGACTGGTCGATCCAGTTCGATACGGACAAAACCGAAGCCAAGGCCAGCCGCCGCGCTCTGCTGACCGAACTGGCGAAGTCGAAGGAAACCCTTTTCGCGCCGCATTTCCCTTATCCGGGCATCGGCCATGTCGAGGCTAAAGGCGACGGCTTCGTCTGGGTGCCTGTGAAATAG
- the rpoH gene encoding RNA polymerase sigma factor RpoH has translation MPNPSVLSPDGGLNRYLSEIRKFPMLAKDEEFMLAKRWAEHADPKAAHRLVTSHLRLVAKIAMGYRGYGLPIGEVISEGNVGLMQAVKKFDPDKGFRLATYAMWWIKAAIQEYVLRSWSLVKMGTTAAQKKLFFNLRKVKSEISALEEGDLRHEQVEQIATKLGVSNDDVISMNRRMSSPDSSLNAPLRASEGDSEWQDWLADDTTPSQETVLADSEEYKLRMSLLEEAMGELNDRERAILMARRLQENPTTLEELAERFGVSRERVRQIEVRAFEKLQKAMMASAQA, from the coding sequence ATGCCTAATCCGTCGGTCCTGTCACCGGACGGCGGCCTCAACCGTTACCTGTCGGAAATCCGCAAGTTTCCGATGCTGGCCAAGGATGAGGAATTCATGCTGGCCAAGCGCTGGGCCGAGCACGCCGACCCCAAGGCCGCGCACAGGCTCGTCACCTCGCACCTGCGCCTGGTGGCCAAGATCGCCATGGGCTATCGCGGCTACGGCCTGCCGATCGGCGAAGTGATCTCCGAAGGCAATGTCGGCCTGATGCAGGCGGTCAAGAAGTTCGACCCGGACAAGGGATTCCGTCTGGCCACCTACGCCATGTGGTGGATCAAGGCCGCGATTCAGGAATACGTCCTGCGTTCGTGGTCGCTGGTCAAGATGGGCACCACCGCCGCGCAGAAGAAGCTGTTCTTCAACCTGCGCAAGGTGAAGTCCGAGATCAGCGCCCTGGAAGAAGGCGACCTGCGCCACGAACAGGTCGAGCAGATCGCGACCAAGCTGGGCGTATCGAACGACGACGTCATCAGCATGAACCGCCGCATGTCCTCGCCCGACTCGTCGCTGAATGCGCCGCTGCGCGCTTCGGAAGGCGATTCGGAATGGCAGGACTGGCTGGCCGACGACACCACGCCGTCGCAGGAAACCGTGCTGGCCGACTCCGAAGAGTACAAGCTGCGCATGAGTCTGCTCGAAGAAGCCATGGGCGAACTAAACGACCGCGAACGCGCCATCCTCATGGCCCGCCGCCTTCAGGAAAACCCGACGACGCTCGAAGAACTGGCCGAACGCTTCGGCGTGTCGCGCGAGCGCGTGCGTCAGATCGAGGTCCGCGCCTTCGAAAAGCTGCAAAAGGCGATGATGGCTTCGGCCCAGGCTTGA
- a CDS encoding PleD family two-component system response regulator gives MLSDMLRMLGAEQITHYRDHEEALDKTSGVLYSLVVCSHQMPECDALTFTKGLRRSNSPCRKAPVITIASEITMSLLNEIRDSGADEFMRKPFTWGDLQKRVEHVALKSRPWIEAVGYVGPDRRRFNSGDYSGPRKRASDNQDQKTAHIEQAVRIMKAAFEQYNSDPTQARRAMYAQLEVLVPACREVASAEFQNDVRVILTQLREEWPDLNQIRPAVVSLAAFMKIEDRRPSTAA, from the coding sequence ATGCTTTCTGACATGCTGCGCATGTTGGGTGCGGAACAGATCACCCACTATCGCGACCACGAAGAAGCCCTCGATAAGACCTCAGGCGTGCTCTATTCGCTGGTCGTCTGCTCGCATCAGATGCCTGAATGCGACGCCCTGACCTTCACCAAAGGCCTGCGCCGCTCCAACTCGCCCTGCCGTAAGGCCCCGGTGATCACCATCGCCTCCGAAATCACCATGAGCCTGCTCAACGAGATTCGCGATTCGGGTGCGGACGAGTTCATGCGCAAGCCCTTTACCTGGGGAGATCTGCAAAAGCGCGTCGAGCACGTGGCGCTAAAATCGCGTCCGTGGATCGAGGCCGTGGGCTATGTCGGTCCGGATCGCCGCCGTTTCAACTCCGGCGACTACAGCGGACCGCGCAAGCGCGCCTCCGACAATCAGGACCAGAAGACCGCCCATATCGAACAGGCCGTGCGCATCATGAAAGCGGCGTTCGAGCAGTATAATTCCGACCCGACCCAGGCCCGCCGCGCCATGTATGCGCAACTTGAGGTGCTGGTCCCGGCGTGCCGCGAAGTGGCCAGCGCCGAGTTTCAGAACGACGTGCGCGTCATCCTGACCCAGTTGCGCGAGGAATGGCCGGACCTGAACCAGATCCGTCCGGCGGTCGTCAGCCTGGCGGCCTTCATGAAGATCGAGGACCGCCGTCCGTCCACGGCCGCCTGA
- a CDS encoding retroviral-like aspartic protease family protein produces MLTRRHLCAGLAAGTGLLSGPVAAQNRVVRVPLTLSASKKPIVSVRLNGKGPYRFVVDTGASRTVIRASLAAELGLSSAGQARARGLGGVEYLTRYVIAEVEVGGGLRMEEWETFGSQGYEIAAYDGLLSADLLTHLPCQLDQGRGEIRYYPSGDMPLEGFSPIDGYYRADPIGGADRIYMPLRLEGQEIDCLLDTGASMPLYLRGDRVREYGLWDRYPVTGEGRLTSVNGQKVKVRRVLMTDLRIGGLPVPRLTVTLGDPAGTHDGGAPGIVGAPFISGFVLAFTAGRTLQVKASDR; encoded by the coding sequence ATGTTGACACGCCGCCATCTGTGCGCCGGACTGGCGGCCGGAACAGGACTTCTGAGCGGACCGGTCGCCGCGCAGAATCGGGTGGTGCGCGTACCCCTGACCTTGTCGGCCTCGAAAAAGCCCATCGTCTCGGTCCGGCTGAATGGTAAGGGGCCCTATCGCTTCGTCGTGGATACCGGCGCCAGCCGCACCGTCATCCGCGCCAGCCTGGCGGCGGAGTTGGGGCTGAGCAGCGCCGGGCAGGCGCGGGCGCGCGGGCTTGGCGGGGTCGAATATCTGACGCGATACGTCATTGCCGAGGTCGAGGTCGGTGGCGGGCTGCGCATGGAAGAGTGGGAAACGTTCGGATCGCAGGGGTACGAGATCGCGGCGTATGACGGGCTTTTGTCGGCCGATCTGCTGACGCATCTGCCGTGCCAGCTCGATCAGGGGCGCGGTGAGATCCGCTATTATCCATCAGGAGACATGCCGCTGGAGGGGTTCAGCCCGATCGACGGCTATTACCGCGCCGATCCCATCGGCGGGGCGGACCGGATTTATATGCCGCTGCGATTAGAGGGGCAGGAGATAGACTGCCTGCTCGATACAGGGGCCAGCATGCCGCTCTATCTGCGCGGCGACAGGGTGCGCGAATACGGCTTGTGGGATCGCTATCCGGTGACCGGAGAGGGCCGTTTGACCAGCGTTAACGGTCAGAAGGTCAAGGTGCGCCGCGTGCTGATGACCGACCTGCGCATCGGCGGCCTGCCGGTGCCGCGCCTGACCGTGACGCTGGGCGATCCTGCCGGAACGCACGACGGCGGCGCACCGGGCATTGTCGGCGCGCCGTTCATCAGTGGCTTCGTGCTGGCCTTCACCGCCGGGCGAACCCTTCAGGTCAAGGCCAGCGACAGGTAA